One window from the genome of Mucilaginibacter ginsenosidivorans encodes:
- a CDS encoding DNA topoisomerase IV subunit B has protein sequence MAGAIDYSEDSIRSLDWKEHIRLRPGMYIGKLGDGSAYDDGIYVLLKEIVDNSIDEFVMGAGKTIDISMSDHKVSVRDYGRGIPLGKVIDCVSKINTGGKYDSKAFQKSVGLNGVGTKAVNALSNTFIVQSYRDGKTKIAEFAKGELLRDETEKETTQRNGTAINFTPDDTIFRHYHFIPEFVENMIWNYVFLNSGLTINFNGTKYLSERGLYDLLVRNADAENLRYPIIHLKGDDIEIAMTHGQAYGEEYYSFVNGQHTTQGGTHQAAFREAVVKTIREFYDKDYDAADIRASIVAAIAIKVQEPVFESQTKTKLGSQNVGPDGPSVRTFINDFVKKELDNYLHKNPATADALKARILQSERERKDIAGIKKLANERAKKASLHNRKLRDCKLHFDDNHERKQDTTLFITEGDSASGSITKSRDVQTQAVFSLKGKPLNCYGLTKKVVYENEEFNLLQHALNIEDGLDALRYNNIVIATDADVDGMHIRLLMMTFFLQFFPDLVKAGHVYILQTPLFRVRNKKETIYCYSDEERRDAIAKLGTKPEITRFKGLGEISPEEFGLFIGKDIRLDPVILKDANIKNLLEYYMGKNTPDRQQRIVNNLRVEKDDESINPTIAAADVDELPVAV, from the coding sequence ATGGCAGGAGCAATAGATTACAGTGAAGATAGTATACGGTCGCTCGACTGGAAGGAACACATCAGGCTGCGCCCGGGTATGTACATCGGTAAATTGGGCGACGGTTCGGCTTATGACGACGGTATTTATGTTTTGCTGAAAGAGATAGTAGACAACTCGATAGACGAGTTTGTGATGGGTGCCGGCAAAACTATCGATATCAGCATGAGCGACCATAAGGTTTCTGTGCGCGATTACGGTCGCGGTATACCCCTCGGTAAAGTTATCGATTGCGTATCCAAGATCAATACCGGCGGCAAGTACGATAGCAAGGCATTCCAGAAATCGGTGGGATTAAATGGCGTGGGTACCAAGGCGGTAAATGCTTTATCCAACACGTTCATTGTTCAATCGTACCGCGACGGCAAAACCAAAATAGCCGAATTTGCCAAAGGCGAACTGCTGCGCGATGAAACCGAAAAGGAAACAACCCAGCGAAACGGAACGGCCATCAACTTTACGCCCGACGATACCATTTTCAGGCATTACCATTTTATACCGGAGTTTGTCGAAAATATGATCTGGAACTATGTTTTCCTGAACTCGGGGCTTACCATCAATTTTAACGGCACCAAATATTTATCGGAACGCGGCCTGTACGACCTGTTGGTGCGCAATGCCGATGCAGAAAACCTGCGCTACCCCATTATCCATCTGAAAGGGGATGACATTGAAATTGCCATGACACACGGGCAGGCTTACGGCGAGGAATATTACTCCTTTGTGAATGGCCAGCATACCACGCAGGGCGGTACGCACCAGGCGGCTTTCCGCGAAGCGGTGGTAAAGACCATCCGCGAGTTTTATGATAAGGATTATGATGCGGCCGATATCCGCGCCTCCATTGTGGCGGCGATAGCCATTAAGGTGCAGGAACCGGTTTTCGAATCACAGACAAAAACCAAGCTGGGTTCGCAAAACGTGGGGCCCGACGGGCCGTCGGTACGCACGTTCATTAACGACTTTGTTAAGAAGGAACTTGATAATTACCTGCACAAAAACCCGGCAACAGCCGATGCATTAAAGGCCAGGATATTACAATCGGAACGCGAACGCAAGGACATTGCGGGCATCAAAAAACTGGCGAACGAGCGCGCAAAAAAAGCATCGTTGCATAACCGTAAGCTGCGCGATTGCAAACTGCATTTTGACGACAACCATGAGCGTAAACAGGACACTACCCTATTCATCACCGAAGGCGACTCGGCCAGCGGGTCGATCACCAAATCGCGCGACGTGCAAACACAGGCGGTTTTCAGCCTGAAGGGTAAGCCGCTTAATTGCTACGGGCTCACCAAAAAGGTGGTTTATGAGAATGAAGAGTTTAACCTTTTACAACACGCGTTGAATATCGAAGACGGTTTAGATGCCTTGCGATACAACAACATTGTGATAGCAACCGATGCCGACGTGGACGGCATGCACATCCGCCTGCTGATGATGACGTTCTTCCTCCAGTTCTTCCCCGACCTGGTAAAAGCCGGCCATGTTTACATCCTGCAGACACCGCTGTTCCGCGTGCGTAATAAAAAGGAAACTATTTATTGCTACAGCGACGAAGAGCGGCGCGATGCTATTGCCAAATTGGGCACCAAGCCCGAGATCACCCGCTTTAAGGGTTTGGGCGAAATATCGCCGGAGGAGTTCGGCCTGTTCATTGGGAAAGATATACGGCTCGACCCGGTCATATTGAAGGACGCCAACATCAAAAACCTGCTGGAATACTACATGGGTAAAAACACGCCCGACAGGCAGCAGCGCATTGTTAATAATCTGCGTGTCGAGAAAGACGATGAAAGCATCAACCCAACTATTGCCGCGGCTGATGTGGATGAGTTGCCGGTGGCGGTTTGA
- a CDS encoding YdeI/OmpD-associated family protein: MVDFTTMMLQFDEQGEKTGWTYIEIPADIAQQMKPGNKKSFRVRGMLDALPVRGMALMPMGEGNFIMALKAEVRKGLHKNAGAMLHVHLEEDVDFKVDMPADLQECFDFEPEAADFFNSLAKSHREYFIKWINEAKTSETRAKRIVNTVNAMLRKWSFNVMLREMRKEQQ, encoded by the coding sequence ATGGTTGACTTTACCACGATGATGCTGCAGTTTGACGAACAGGGCGAAAAAACCGGCTGGACCTACATCGAAATACCCGCTGATATAGCGCAGCAGATGAAGCCCGGCAATAAAAAGTCGTTCCGCGTGCGGGGCATGCTGGATGCTTTGCCTGTACGCGGTATGGCGCTGATGCCTATGGGCGAAGGCAACTTTATAATGGCCCTGAAAGCCGAGGTAAGAAAGGGCCTGCACAAGAACGCAGGCGCCATGCTGCACGTGCATTTAGAAGAGGACGTGGACTTTAAAGTGGATATGCCCGCCGACCTCCAGGAGTGCTTTGATTTCGAGCCCGAAGCGGCAGACTTTTTCAACAGCCTTGCCAAATCGCACCGGGAATATTTTATCAAATGGATCAATGAGGCCAAAACCAGCGAGACCCGCGCCAAACGTATTGTAAATACCGTAAATGCAATGTTGCGTAAATGGTCGTTCAATGTGATGCTGAGAGAGATGAGGAAGGAACAACAATGA
- the pdxR gene encoding MocR-like pyridoxine biosynthesis transcription factor PdxR: MSIVESLICVSKESPVPVYLQIANSIISHIRRGTLKPESALPGSRTLAAALNVHRKTVVAAYDELYAQSWVDSYPRKGIFVAKSLPDITPKSLGENAPPDSFPAQTFYEVKAGLPGSRLYKPVPQHNLVINDGFPDTRLAPVELLVREYRRFGNYQFTSKYLMYGPEQGSENLRLELARFLSGTRGMHAGADNILITKGVQMAMYLTAQVLLSKNDVVIVPEPGYPTANEVFAHAGARLVFAPVDEHGMDVNAVEAICKKQKVKLLYVIPHHHRPTTVTLSSERRMQLLELAMKYSFAIIEDDYDYDYHYTSSPVLPLASADYYGSVIYVGSFCKTIAPGIRIGFVAAPQNLIAQLTRLRRMIDRQGEQLLEEAIANLLRNGDIGRHLKKTNKIYHERRDTFCNLLRERLGDNAAFKIPDGGFAVWLQYLNGLNAVAIAQKAAEMGLSVSNGEEYYYRSENNRFVRLGFASLNLKEIEQGVDILARAIGKIR; encoded by the coding sequence ATGTCAATAGTAGAAAGCCTGATTTGTGTCAGTAAAGAGTCGCCGGTACCCGTTTATTTACAGATCGCCAACAGTATCATCAGCCATATACGCCGGGGTACTTTAAAACCCGAAAGCGCTTTGCCCGGCAGCCGTACGCTGGCTGCCGCATTGAATGTTCACCGGAAAACGGTTGTAGCCGCTTATGACGAACTGTATGCCCAAAGCTGGGTTGATAGTTATCCGCGCAAAGGCATTTTCGTAGCAAAGAGCCTGCCGGATATTACACCAAAATCGCTCGGCGAAAATGCCCCGCCCGATAGTTTTCCCGCTCAAACCTTTTATGAGGTGAAAGCGGGTTTGCCCGGTAGCCGTTTATATAAGCCCGTACCGCAGCACAACCTGGTGATCAACGATGGGTTCCCGGATACGCGCCTTGCCCCGGTCGAACTGTTGGTGCGGGAATACCGAAGATTTGGCAATTACCAGTTTACCTCCAAATACCTGATGTACGGACCGGAACAAGGTTCGGAGAATTTGCGTTTGGAACTGGCCCGTTTCCTTTCCGGCACACGTGGCATGCATGCAGGCGCGGACAATATCCTTATTACGAAGGGCGTGCAAATGGCTATGTATCTTACCGCCCAGGTTCTATTGTCAAAAAACGATGTGGTGATCGTTCCCGAGCCAGGGTACCCTACGGCAAATGAGGTTTTTGCCCATGCCGGCGCGCGGCTCGTTTTTGCGCCGGTGGATGAGCATGGAATGGATGTCAATGCAGTCGAGGCTATCTGCAAAAAGCAAAAGGTAAAGCTGTTATACGTAATACCACATCATCATCGCCCCACAACGGTAACCTTAAGTTCGGAACGGCGGATGCAACTGCTTGAACTGGCCATGAAGTATAGCTTTGCCATCATCGAGGATGACTATGATTACGATTATCATTATACCAGCAGCCCCGTACTTCCGCTGGCAAGCGCCGACTATTACGGCAGCGTGATCTATGTAGGGTCGTTTTGTAAAACGATAGCGCCGGGGATACGGATCGGCTTTGTGGCAGCACCGCAAAACCTTATCGCGCAGCTTACCCGCCTTCGCCGTATGATCGACCGGCAGGGTGAACAGCTACTGGAAGAAGCCATAGCCAACCTGCTCAGGAACGGAGATATAGGCCGTCATCTTAAAAAAACCAATAAAATATATCACGAAAGGCGCGACACGTTTTGCAATTTGCTTCGCGAACGATTGGGTGATAACGCCGCCTTCAAAATTCCGGACGGCGGCTTTGCCGTGTGGCTGCAATATTTGAACGGGCTTAATGCCGTGGCAATTGCTCAAAAGGCCGCTGAAATGGGGCTGTCGGTCAGCAACGGCGAGGAATATTATTACCGGTCGGAAAATAACCGCTTTGTGCGGCTTGGGTTTGCTTCGTTGAATCTAAAGGAGATAGAACAAGGTGTGGATATTTTGGCCAGGGCTATCGGGAAAATACGCTGA
- a CDS encoding GDSL-type esterase/lipase family protein: protein MKIKLILLFVLAGFCVKSYAQTGFPFDNEIRDFKHKDSLSFPKPDGILFIGSSSIRKWDDLEKRFPDKNIIKRGVGGCELSQVVKYYTPYILFPYHPSKIFIYAGENDIAAGEKADSVLTNMKALWTMINSQLPDTKIYFLSIKPSPSRIALLPEMLKANEMIKAYLQDKPNTLYIDVSTPIYKPGTTEPDASLFQQDMLHLNPTGYDKWQAVLQQYVN from the coding sequence ATGAAAATAAAATTGATACTGTTGTTTGTGCTGGCAGGCTTTTGCGTAAAAAGCTACGCCCAAACTGGTTTCCCTTTTGATAATGAGATACGCGACTTTAAGCACAAGGACAGCCTGAGCTTTCCAAAACCCGACGGCATATTGTTCATAGGCAGCTCGTCAATCCGCAAATGGGACGACCTGGAAAAGCGCTTCCCCGATAAAAATATCATCAAACGCGGTGTTGGCGGCTGCGAGCTTTCGCAAGTGGTAAAATATTACACCCCTTACATTTTGTTCCCCTATCATCCGTCAAAGATCTTTATTTACGCAGGTGAAAATGATATCGCCGCAGGCGAAAAAGCGGACTCGGTACTGACAAATATGAAGGCGTTATGGACGATGATCAACAGCCAACTGCCCGATACAAAGATCTATTTCCTGTCCATCAAACCTAGTCCGAGCAGGATTGCCTTACTCCCTGAGATGCTAAAGGCCAATGAAATGATCAAAGCTTACCTGCAAGATAAGCCAAACACGTTATATATCGACGTCAGTACGCCGATCTATAAACCCGGAACCACTGAGCCTGACGCCTCACTCTTTCAGCAGGATATGCTGCATTTAAACCCGACAGGTTATGATAAATGGCAAGCCGTGTTGCAGCAGTACGTTAATTAA
- a CDS encoding GxxExxY protein: MQYEELTHKIIGCAMRVHSTLGSGFQEVIYQRAMDIEMRKQDMSFGREMEITIFYDGIDIGTRRVDFFVEDKVMVELKAVARLDELHLAQAMNYLEAYKLPVGPLINFGSKSLEFKRVFNVRHSDNSDYKHS; the protein is encoded by the coding sequence ATGCAGTACGAAGAGCTTACCCACAAAATTATTGGTTGCGCCATGAGAGTTCATAGCACGCTTGGCAGCGGTTTCCAAGAGGTAATTTATCAGCGGGCAATGGATATAGAGATGAGAAAACAGGATATGTCATTTGGCAGGGAAATGGAAATAACCATATTTTATGATGGTATTGATATCGGCACCAGGAGGGTTGATTTTTTTGTTGAAGATAAGGTCATGGTCGAATTAAAGGCTGTTGCAAGGCTTGATGAATTGCACTTGGCGCAAGCTATGAATTACCTTGAAGCTTATAAGCTGCCTGTCGGACCGCTGATAAATTTCGGAAGCAAAAGCCTGGAATTCAAAAGAGTGTTTAACGTAAGGCACTCGGACAATTCAGATTACAAACATTCGTGA
- a CDS encoding cytidine deaminase yields the protein MKEHEIKINFTEYGSLAELDKTDKELCEEAVKALDTSHSPYSKFRVGVAMRLQSGKILHASNQENVAYPSGLCAERVALFHWGANHADDPVESMAVTAHTDEFQLSKPVTSCGACLQVLAEYEKKQNRAIKMLLYCKDGPIWTATGIESFLPFLFFEDRLK from the coding sequence ATGAAGGAGCACGAGATAAAAATAAACTTTACCGAATACGGCTCATTAGCCGAACTGGATAAAACCGATAAAGAACTTTGTGAGGAAGCGGTAAAAGCATTGGATACTTCCCATTCGCCTTATTCCAAATTCCGGGTGGGTGTGGCCATGCGCCTGCAAAGCGGTAAAATACTGCATGCCAGCAACCAGGAAAATGTGGCGTACCCATCAGGCTTATGCGCCGAGCGCGTGGCACTGTTTCATTGGGGAGCCAATCATGCTGACGATCCTGTCGAAAGCATGGCGGTAACCGCCCATACCGACGAATTTCAACTTTCAAAACCGGTTACCTCCTGCGGCGCATGCCTGCAGGTTTTGGCCGAATATGAGAAGAAACAAAATCGTGCAATAAAAATGTTACTCTATTGCAAGGACGGACCAATTTGGACAGCCACCGGTATTGAAAGTTTTTTACCATTTTTGTTTTTTGAGGATCGCTTAAAATAA
- a CDS encoding nuclear transport factor 2 family protein yields the protein MKTLKATMIGLALVAVCGFANASTKTTTDVNATKQEVLDTYMNALVHGNLEGISNAIADNARFYVVQGVRVRTTDKKDVLDYLKSNAHIDQNCAFTGTVLSQDDNTLVEKVEMKFKEITRTDVVTAQRTDDGWKITKVETSFK from the coding sequence ATGAAAACACTAAAAGCAACGATGATTGGCCTGGCCCTGGTGGCAGTGTGCGGCTTTGCCAATGCTTCAACAAAGACAACAACCGATGTTAACGCTACCAAACAGGAAGTACTGGATACTTATATGAATGCCCTGGTGCACGGCAACCTGGAAGGCATATCCAATGCGATAGCCGATAATGCCCGTTTTTACGTGGTGCAGGGTGTACGTGTGCGTACTACTGATAAGAAAGATGTACTGGACTACCTGAAAAGCAATGCGCACATCGACCAGAATTGTGCATTTACCGGCACTGTTTTGAGCCAGGATGACAACACTTTGGTAGAAAAAGTAGAGATGAAATTTAAAGAGATAACCCGTACGGACGTGGTAACCGCACAACGTACCGACGACGGCTGGAAAATTACGAAGGTGGAAACCTCATTTAAATAA
- a CDS encoding APC family permease: protein MSIKPRLNRFDLTMIVISLVIGMGIFATPADVANEAGGPWIFFGAWIFGGLVTLCGALTFAEIGSRYPNTGGFYKVYSYCYHPAFAFMINWVLVISNAASVAAVALIGSDYIRPFLLPASLQNATGTRIITIASVLILYVINFLGIKMSARVQNLLITFKIGLILLICLAVFKSEAYPAAVTVTHSFSTNKITAFGLSLVAVFFTYGGYQQTINFGGDIINAKSNIPKAIALGISVVIFLYLAVNFAYFKVLGIGGLQHTPALAAKMMGVLFGPTGYKITSLLLFGGVLAYVNVNVLANPRVYYAMAEDGILPPIFKKVNEKTQVQEFGMSFFVAATLVILFFVDTFSNMLKYVMFFDTIGLSVAALTIFSLRKKTKHLDKREIYTIGWFPLVPLIFILAYWFVTINIFITFKENPYAALICLACYALGLGIYYLGARKQKGSDKTE from the coding sequence ATGAGTATTAAACCACGGCTTAACCGCTTCGACCTGACCATGATCGTGATAAGCCTGGTAATAGGCATGGGCATATTCGCCACCCCTGCCGACGTGGCCAATGAAGCGGGCGGTCCCTGGATATTTTTCGGCGCATGGATATTCGGCGGCCTGGTAACCTTGTGCGGCGCGCTTACTTTTGCCGAGATCGGTTCGCGTTACCCTAACACCGGGGGGTTTTACAAAGTTTATTCGTACTGCTATCACCCGGCTTTTGCCTTTATGATCAATTGGGTACTGGTTATCAGTAATGCGGCATCGGTAGCTGCCGTGGCGCTTATTGGTTCCGATTATATCAGGCCCTTCCTGCTGCCGGCTTCCCTGCAAAACGCCACCGGTACGCGTATCATTACCATCGCTTCGGTGCTGATACTGTATGTCATCAATTTTTTGGGTATCAAAATGAGCGCACGTGTGCAAAACCTGCTCATTACGTTTAAAATAGGGTTGATACTTTTGATATGCCTTGCCGTATTTAAAAGCGAGGCTTATCCTGCGGCGGTTACCGTCACGCATTCCTTCAGCACCAACAAAATAACAGCTTTCGGGCTCAGCTTGGTGGCAGTTTTTTTCACTTACGGCGGGTACCAGCAAACCATCAATTTTGGCGGGGATATCATCAATGCAAAATCGAACATTCCTAAAGCCATCGCCCTCGGGATATCGGTGGTGATATTTCTGTACCTGGCGGTTAATTTCGCTTATTTCAAAGTATTGGGGATAGGCGGCTTGCAGCATACTCCAGCGCTGGCTGCCAAAATGATGGGCGTGCTTTTCGGACCAACAGGCTATAAGATCACCTCATTACTCTTATTTGGCGGGGTATTAGCTTATGTGAATGTGAATGTGCTGGCCAATCCGCGTGTGTACTATGCTATGGCCGAGGACGGGATTTTGCCGCCGATATTTAAAAAGGTGAATGAAAAAACGCAGGTGCAGGAATTTGGCATGAGCTTTTTTGTGGCGGCCACGCTGGTTATCCTGTTCTTTGTGGATACATTCAGCAATATGCTTAAATATGTGATGTTTTTCGACACCATAGGGCTGTCGGTGGCAGCTTTAACTATTTTTAGTCTGCGTAAAAAGACAAAGCACCTGGATAAAAGGGAGATATACACTATTGGATGGTTCCCGCTGGTGCCGCTGATATTTATCCTGGCCTATTGGTTCGTTACCATCAACATATTTATCACTTTTAAAGAAAACCCCTATGCGGCGCTGATATGCCTGGCCTGCTATGCTTTAGGGCTGGGGATATATTACCTGGGCGCCCGCAAGCAGAAAGGATCAGATAAAACCGAGTAG
- a CDS encoding MBL fold metallo-hydrolase, translating into MNTNNSHTICTTCGTQLPHDEKVPALCPICNDDRQFISLQGQSWTSEEELKNGHRAKISQVNERLYTLTVKPDFAIGQRAFLLLSTEGNILWDCIPLLDEETIAFIRSKGGLKAIAFSHPHFYSNMNTWAAEFNCPVYIHEGDRSWIFNHGPHVQLWRGGEKYLWNDISLVHVGGHFPGSSMLRIASLSTSGTMLCGDSLYISRSLRHTAVMFSYPNQIPLLKDDFIAFYEKCSKLKFDTLYGATFEGQDLEGNAYEIFTHSINRYKSIYGLA; encoded by the coding sequence ATGAATACGAACAACAGCCACACGATATGCACCACCTGCGGCACTCAATTGCCGCACGATGAAAAAGTGCCTGCACTTTGCCCCATATGTAATGATGATCGCCAGTTTATCAGCCTGCAAGGCCAAAGCTGGACGAGCGAGGAAGAGCTAAAAAACGGTCACCGGGCTAAGATCAGCCAAGTCAATGAACGCCTGTACACGCTTACCGTCAAACCGGATTTTGCCATCGGGCAACGTGCTTTTTTATTATTATCCACTGAAGGCAACATTTTATGGGATTGCATCCCCTTACTCGACGAAGAAACGATTGCTTTTATCAGGAGCAAAGGCGGTCTGAAAGCAATTGCTTTTTCGCATCCCCATTTTTACAGTAATATGAATACGTGGGCAGCAGAATTCAATTGCCCTGTTTATATCCACGAGGGCGACAGGTCATGGATATTCAATCATGGGCCACATGTTCAGTTGTGGCGCGGTGGTGAGAAATATTTATGGAACGACATAAGCCTCGTGCATGTTGGCGGACATTTTCCAGGGAGCAGCATGTTGCGCATCGCCTCATTATCCACCAGCGGGACCATGCTGTGCGGCGATAGTCTTTATATCTCGCGCAGCCTGCGCCATACGGCTGTAATGTTCAGCTATCCCAACCAAATACCGCTGCTGAAGGACGATTTTATAGCATTTTATGAAAAATGCTCAAAATTAAAGTTCGACACCTTATACGGCGCCACCTTTGAGGGCCAGGACCTTGAAGGCAATGCCTACGAAATTTTCACGCATTCCATAAACCGCTATAAGTCCATTTACGGCCTGGCTTAA
- a CDS encoding SDR family oxidoreductase, with protein sequence MDKHELKNKAIVITGASSGAGRAAAVEFAKYGSAIVLAARNEEALHEVAAECTGLGAMVLVVVTDVTDPKAMINLANAANDWAGKIDVWINNAGVLAAGEFDHTPMEVHEQVIQTNLLGYIYGAHAVMPFFKARQQGTLINNISIGGYLPVPYGTGYTASKFGLRGFSEALRAELSVWPGIHICDLFPGFLDTPGIHHAGNYTGKALKPAQPVYDPKLLAETMVKVAVNPKSNRYVGGASAVLKLSHALFPGLTTKFAGYLMRRHFKSADRITPTSGNLFNTVDYGMSTNGMFGSDNGNKIPGKYIAGALVAGLAAGFFLMNLRK encoded by the coding sequence ATGGATAAGCACGAACTGAAGAATAAAGCTATTGTGATAACCGGCGCCTCCAGCGGAGCTGGCAGGGCTGCTGCTGTTGAGTTTGCAAAATATGGGTCGGCCATTGTGCTGGCGGCAAGGAACGAGGAAGCATTGCATGAGGTTGCGGCCGAGTGCACCGGGCTGGGCGCTATGGTGCTGGTGGTTGTTACCGACGTTACCGACCCAAAGGCGATGATCAACTTGGCCAATGCTGCTAATGATTGGGCAGGCAAAATTGATGTCTGGATAAATAATGCAGGTGTACTGGCCGCAGGCGAGTTCGACCATACCCCAATGGAAGTACACGAGCAGGTCATACAAACCAACCTGCTGGGCTATATTTACGGCGCCCATGCGGTAATGCCTTTTTTTAAGGCGCGGCAGCAGGGCACTCTCATCAATAATATCTCCATAGGCGGTTATTTGCCGGTACCTTACGGCACCGGCTATACGGCCAGCAAGTTTGGACTGAGGGGCTTTTCTGAGGCATTGCGTGCCGAGTTATCCGTTTGGCCCGGCATCCATATCTGCGACCTTTTCCCGGGATTTCTTGATACGCCGGGCATACACCATGCAGGCAATTACACGGGCAAAGCTTTAAAACCCGCACAACCAGTGTACGACCCAAAACTTTTAGCGGAAACCATGGTGAAGGTGGCTGTCAACCCGAAGTCAAACCGATATGTGGGCGGGGCTTCTGCGGTGTTAAAGTTATCGCATGCGCTTTTCCCCGGGCTTACGACAAAGTTTGCAGGTTACCTGATGCGCCGTCATTTTAAATCGGCCGACAGGATCACGCCTACCAGCGGCAACCTGTTCAATACCGTCGATTATGGCATGAGCACCAACGGCATGTTTGGGAGTGATAACGGGAACAAAATTCCGGGTAAATATATTGCCGGGGCATTGGTCGCCGGCCTGGCAGCGGGGTTCTTTTTAATGAACCTGCGTAAGTAA
- a CDS encoding S1C family serine protease has protein sequence MDSYSQLIINAVDKLRTPVVKIEQFDNKQGRETVTGTGTGFLFSSDGYLFTNSHVVKKAKQLRAVLYDGNIHPATLIGEDRYTDLAILKIDAIDYNPAVLGDSDQLQIGQLAIAIGNPLGFQHTVTAGVISALGRTLSGETGVSMDSMIQTDASLNPGNSGGPLINADGEVIGVNTATIRGAQGLCFAISINTAKSVANQLIRYGKVKRAYIGASLQQISLVPKLRTIHHLKNQQALFITQVENNSPADKGGLLSGDILYAFNDQPVETSDQLFKLLTEDKVGQFQFVSVLRNNQKKELRVTPAER, from the coding sequence ATGGATTCATACTCACAACTCATTATCAACGCTGTTGATAAATTGCGCACCCCGGTTGTCAAGATAGAGCAGTTCGACAACAAGCAAGGGCGCGAAACGGTTACCGGTACAGGAACCGGCTTTTTATTTTCGTCAGACGGATACTTATTCACCAATAGCCATGTCGTAAAAAAAGCAAAGCAACTCAGGGCGGTTTTGTACGATGGGAACATACACCCGGCAACTCTCATTGGCGAGGACAGGTACACCGACCTGGCTATATTGAAGATAGACGCCATAGACTATAATCCTGCTGTGCTAGGCGACTCGGACCAGCTACAGATAGGGCAATTGGCTATTGCGATAGGTAACCCGCTCGGATTTCAGCACACGGTAACGGCAGGTGTCATCAGCGCCCTCGGCAGGACATTGTCCGGCGAGACCGGCGTCAGCATGGACAGCATGATACAAACCGATGCCTCCCTTAATCCCGGCAACTCGGGCGGCCCGCTTATCAACGCCGATGGTGAAGTTATCGGTGTAAACACGGCCACTATCCGCGGGGCGCAGGGCCTTTGTTTTGCTATCAGCATCAACACGGCTAAATCGGTCGCAAATCAGTTGATCCGCTATGGCAAGGTAAAGCGCGCGTACATCGGGGCAAGCTTGCAACAGATCAGCCTCGTACCCAAGTTGCGTACCATTCACCATCTGAAGAACCAACAGGCTTTGTTCATTACGCAGGTGGAAAACAACAGTCCTGCGGATAAGGGCGGCCTGTTAAGCGGCGACATCCTGTATGCCTTTAACGACCAGCCGGTCGAAACATCCGACCAGCTATTCAAACTGCTGACCGAAGACAAGGTGGGCCAGTTTCAATTTGTAAGTGTATTGCGAAATAATCAAAAGAAGGAACTTAGAGTAACCCCTGCGGAGCGGTAA